The proteins below are encoded in one region of Paeniglutamicibacter cryotolerans:
- a CDS encoding DUF2550 domain-containing protein, which yields MPLLILAAALLLVLMMLGAMGVRRFQLRRTLGTFDASISTVPGRWTMGVCRYGEGELAFLRLFSVSPIPVRRFVRSSVELQGWRKPEEAEHGKVQPGCVIVKMEYEGQSVLVAMDYGAYNGLSAWVEAGPAVGIGVWR from the coding sequence ATGCCACTTCTCATCTTGGCCGCGGCCCTGCTGCTGGTCCTGATGATGCTGGGTGCCATGGGGGTGCGCCGTTTTCAACTGCGGCGCACCCTCGGCACCTTCGACGCCTCCATCTCCACCGTCCCCGGGCGCTGGACGATGGGGGTTTGTCGTTATGGCGAGGGAGAGCTGGCCTTCCTGCGCCTCTTTTCCGTTTCCCCGATTCCGGTCCGGCGTTTTGTCCGTAGTTCGGTTGAACTACAGGGTTGGCGCAAGCCGGAGGAGGCGGAACACGGCAAGGTGCAGCCCGGCTGCGTCATCGTGAAGATGGAGTACGAGGGGCAGTCGGTGCTCGTGGCAATGGACTACGGAGCCTATAACGGTCTGAGCGCCTGGGTCGAGGCTGGCCCCGCAGTCGGCATCGGAGTCTGGCGCTGA
- a CDS encoding cold-shock protein gives MAQGTVKWFNAEKGFGFITPDGAEGDVFVHYSEIQTNGFRTLEENQRVEFEIGEGAKGPQATGVVGL, from the coding sequence ATGGCTCAGGGAACCGTGAAGTGGTTTAACGCCGAAAAGGGCTTCGGCTTTATCACTCCGGATGGTGCCGAAGGGGACGTTTTCGTCCACTACTCGGAAATCCAGACCAATGGCTTCCGCACCCTGGAAGAAAACCAGCGTGTCGAGTTTGAGATCGGCGAAGGCGCCAAAGGGCCCCAGGCCACCGGCGTCGTCGGTCTCTGA
- a CDS encoding N-acetylglucosamine-6-phosphate deacetylase yields the protein MTSITPALRFALAGRVISDGRLKEDSVIAVEGHRITFAGNPTEFAFWDQRSDYELTRLPEGYTIVPGLIDLHCHGAVGGDFPGGTAQEIRSAIDFLHASGTTTLLASLVTADRSKMLEQAALLAGFCESGDLAGIHSEGPFLSHARCGAQDPAFLSDPDPDFVDELIGAAQGQLRTMTYAPELAGSEALVEQLASQGVVPSLGHTDADAATVTDSLNLAREELASAGFDGFTENPTITHLFNGMPPLHHRSPGPVGACLELAVAGHVIVELIADGTHLAPDMVRTLFSLIGARSIALVTDSMAAAGLRDGSYELGPAQVTVLNGEARLTSNGALAGGTATMLQVVQRTVAAGVPLHDAIASATAVPASVLGLSDEAGRLHQGFVADLLVLNEDLGLERTYRRGVLLGKPPERNL from the coding sequence ATGACTTCCATCACCCCAGCACTCCGATTCGCCCTTGCCGGCCGCGTCATCAGCGACGGAAGACTCAAGGAGGACTCGGTGATCGCCGTCGAGGGGCACCGCATTACCTTCGCCGGAAACCCCACCGAATTCGCGTTTTGGGATCAGCGCAGCGATTACGAGCTGACCCGGCTTCCCGAGGGGTACACCATCGTGCCCGGGCTGATCGACCTGCATTGCCATGGCGCCGTCGGCGGGGACTTCCCCGGCGGAACGGCCCAAGAGATCCGGTCAGCCATCGACTTCCTCCATGCCTCGGGAACCACCACGCTGCTGGCCTCCCTGGTCACAGCGGACCGCAGCAAAATGCTGGAACAGGCGGCGCTTTTGGCCGGCTTCTGCGAATCCGGAGATCTGGCGGGCATCCATTCCGAGGGCCCCTTCCTTTCGCACGCACGCTGCGGGGCCCAGGATCCCGCGTTCCTCTCGGACCCGGACCCGGACTTCGTCGATGAGCTCATCGGTGCGGCTCAGGGCCAGCTGCGTACGATGACCTACGCCCCCGAGCTGGCCGGTTCCGAGGCACTGGTGGAGCAGTTGGCATCCCAGGGCGTGGTGCCGTCGCTGGGTCATACCGACGCCGATGCCGCGACGGTCACGGACTCGCTGAACCTCGCCCGCGAGGAACTGGCATCGGCCGGCTTCGACGGCTTCACCGAGAACCCCACCATCACCCACCTCTTCAACGGCATGCCCCCGCTGCACCACCGCTCCCCCGGGCCAGTGGGGGCCTGCCTGGAACTCGCAGTCGCTGGACACGTCATCGTGGAGCTCATCGCCGACGGCACCCATCTGGCGCCGGACATGGTCCGCACCCTCTTCAGCCTCATCGGCGCCCGCTCCATCGCCCTGGTCACCGATTCGATGGCGGCAGCCGGCCTGCGCGACGGGTCCTACGAGCTGGGACCGGCCCAGGTCACAGTGCTCAACGGGGAGGCCCGCCTGACCTCCAACGGCGCCCTGGCCGGCGGCACGGCAACGATGCTGCAGGTGGTGCAGAGAACCGTTGCGGCAGGAGTACCGCTGCACGATGCGATTGCCTCGGCAACGGCCGTTCCGGCCTCGGTTCTCGGACTCTCCGATGAGGCAGGCCGCCTGCACCAGGGCTTCGTCGCCGACCTGCTGGTCCTCAATGAGGACCTCGGCCTCGAGCGCACCTACCGGCGGGGCGTCTTGCTGGGGAAACCCCCTGAAAGAAATCTTTGA
- the nucS gene encoding endonuclease NucS, with translation MRLVIARCSVDYEGRLRAHLPLATRLLMVKADGSVLIHSDGGSYKPLNWMSPPAVMRVVEPDEEQREAGITALWHVQHSKSDDRLVVQIYEVEHESQHNLGIDPGLIKDGVESDLQRLLAEQIHLLGDGFRLVRREFMTAIGPVDILARDAKGSAVAIELKRRGDIDGVEQLTRYLELLNRDPLLAPVRGVFAAQQIKPQARTLATDRGIECLVLDYDAMRGVDDSDSRLF, from the coding sequence GTGCGTTTAGTTATTGCCCGCTGCTCCGTTGATTACGAGGGCCGCCTGCGGGCCCACCTGCCCCTTGCCACCCGACTGCTGATGGTCAAGGCCGACGGCTCGGTCTTGATCCACTCCGACGGCGGATCCTACAAGCCGCTGAACTGGATGAGCCCCCCTGCCGTCATGCGCGTCGTCGAGCCCGACGAGGAACAGCGCGAGGCCGGCATCACCGCCCTATGGCACGTGCAGCACTCGAAGTCAGACGACCGCCTAGTGGTGCAGATCTACGAGGTCGAGCACGAGTCGCAGCACAATCTGGGCATCGACCCTGGACTGATCAAGGACGGCGTGGAATCGGACCTGCAGCGACTGCTCGCCGAACAGATCCACCTGCTCGGCGACGGCTTCCGGCTGGTGCGCCGCGAATTCATGACGGCCATCGGCCCGGTGGACATCCTGGCCCGCGACGCCAAGGGCTCGGCCGTGGCCATCGAGCTCAAGCGCCGAGGCGACATCGACGGCGTGGAACAGCTCACCCGCTATTTGGAACTGCTCAACCGCGATCCACTGCTGGCTCCGGTCCGTGGCGTCTTCGCCGCACAGCAGATCAAACCGCAGGCGCGCACACTGGCCACGGACCGGGGCATCGAGTGCCTGGTCTTGGACTACGATGCCATGCGCGGCGTGGACGACAGCGATTCCCGACTCTTCTAG
- a CDS encoding AI-2E family transporter, which yields MSTNSGSSKPGDDAPDSEPASESPETGPDSNHQAGSAPVRTRSLWQRLTGGLPTAFTTRVRPPANFGFPPEPDDADSTTVAAMARQPMHPVQLGFLFAVGVGLALLGYYLLTNVGQLLIWIAVALFIALGLDPIVRFFERRGAKRAVGVLITMALALAVLGGFFATIIPQIASQTSSFIDKAPGFVDSFLHSEFFMNIDKQFHVSQRLQTEIGKFFSDSGAVGGIFGGVLGVGSVIAQSMFGTLTITVLAIYFLASMPSIKSFAYRLAPRSSRHRVQVLAEEITNSVGNYVMGQAFVALLNATYAFIVMTIVGVPFSVLLSLVVALLAFVPLVGAVIAGILVSLIALTVGWQTAVIYAICYFAYLQFEAYFVSPRVMQKAVAVPGAVAVISVIAGGTLLGIAGALMAIPMAAAVMLLLREVFITRQDQR from the coding sequence GTGAGTACCAACAGCGGAAGTTCAAAGCCGGGCGACGATGCCCCGGATTCCGAGCCGGCTTCGGAATCGCCCGAGACCGGCCCGGACTCGAATCACCAAGCCGGTTCTGCCCCGGTTCGGACCCGTAGTTTGTGGCAACGGCTCACCGGCGGTCTCCCCACGGCCTTCACCACCCGGGTCCGTCCCCCGGCAAACTTCGGCTTCCCCCCGGAACCGGACGATGCCGACTCCACGACCGTGGCAGCCATGGCCCGCCAACCGATGCACCCGGTCCAGCTCGGCTTCCTCTTTGCCGTCGGAGTCGGATTGGCGCTACTGGGCTACTACCTGCTGACAAACGTCGGACAATTGTTGATATGGATAGCGGTGGCCCTGTTCATTGCGCTGGGCCTGGACCCGATCGTTCGCTTCTTCGAACGCCGCGGGGCCAAACGCGCGGTCGGGGTGCTGATTACAATGGCGCTGGCTTTGGCAGTACTCGGCGGATTCTTCGCGACGATCATCCCGCAGATCGCCTCGCAGACTTCTTCGTTCATTGACAAGGCCCCGGGCTTCGTGGATTCGTTCCTGCACTCCGAGTTCTTCATGAATATCGATAAGCAATTCCACGTTAGCCAGCGCCTGCAAACGGAGATAGGCAAGTTCTTCTCCGATTCCGGGGCCGTAGGCGGGATCTTCGGCGGTGTACTGGGAGTGGGCTCGGTCATCGCCCAGAGCATGTTCGGCACACTGACCATCACGGTATTGGCCATTTATTTCTTGGCTTCGATGCCCTCGATCAAGTCCTTCGCCTACCGGCTGGCACCGCGTTCTTCACGGCATCGGGTCCAGGTCCTGGCCGAGGAGATCACCAACTCGGTGGGCAACTACGTGATGGGCCAGGCCTTCGTGGCACTGCTCAATGCGACGTACGCATTCATCGTGATGACCATCGTCGGCGTCCCCTTCTCGGTGCTTCTGTCACTGGTGGTGGCGCTCCTGGCCTTCGTGCCGCTGGTCGGCGCGGTCATAGCCGGCATCCTGGTCTCGCTGATCGCCTTGACGGTGGGTTGGCAGACAGCTGTCATTTACGCGATCTGCTACTTCGCCTACCTGCAATTTGAGGCCTATTTCGTTTCGCCACGGGTCATGCAGAAGGCCGTGGCCGTACCTGGTGCAGTGGCAGTGATCTCGGTGATTGCCGGTGGAACGCTGCTGGGGATTGCCGGTGCGCTGATGGCCATTCCGATGGCAGCGGCTGTCATGCTCCTGCTGCGCGAGGTTTTCATTACCCGGCAGGACCAGCGCTAA
- a CDS encoding co-chaperone YbbN has product MTSLPEPTAPSSRGAIDLTSLQHHAPEPVDDYPTGPAWVRTANTQNFPEIVALSQQVPVVVSLGGPRSDVSLQLDGLLARAVNARGGKFVLATVDAEAEAAIAQAFRVTQVPAVVALINGQPVPMFQGMVEPEHIDSLLDELQGLALQNGVVGEAQPIPAPGTPADLPAPLPPLHQAALDALAAGDLDGAEAAYRKALAEKPNDDDAAVGLARVQLQQRTAGADLNVARAAAAADPDDLQAQLAVADLDMLGGHVEDAFARLVSFIGRSAGEEKEAARGRLIELYSVTGTTDERVVASRQKLARVLF; this is encoded by the coding sequence ATGACGAGCCTGCCTGAACCCACCGCCCCTTCGTCCCGCGGGGCGATTGACCTGACTTCACTGCAGCACCATGCACCGGAACCCGTCGACGACTACCCGACCGGACCGGCCTGGGTGCGCACGGCAAATACGCAGAACTTCCCCGAGATCGTTGCCCTTTCCCAACAGGTGCCCGTCGTGGTGTCCCTGGGCGGCCCGCGTTCCGACGTGTCGCTGCAGCTGGATGGCCTGCTGGCCCGGGCCGTGAACGCCCGCGGCGGCAAGTTCGTGCTGGCCACGGTCGACGCGGAGGCGGAAGCCGCCATTGCGCAGGCCTTCCGGGTCACCCAGGTCCCGGCCGTCGTCGCGCTGATCAACGGACAGCCGGTACCGATGTTCCAGGGCATGGTCGAGCCGGAGCACATCGACTCGCTGCTCGACGAACTCCAGGGCTTGGCCCTGCAGAACGGTGTGGTCGGAGAAGCCCAGCCGATTCCGGCACCGGGCACCCCGGCGGACCTGCCGGCACCGCTGCCGCCGCTGCACCAGGCAGCCCTCGACGCCCTCGCGGCGGGGGACTTGGACGGAGCCGAGGCCGCCTACCGCAAGGCGCTTGCCGAAAAGCCGAACGACGACGATGCGGCTGTGGGACTGGCCCGGGTGCAGCTCCAGCAGCGCACCGCCGGCGCCGACCTGAACGTGGCCCGCGCCGCGGCGGCCGCCGATCCGGATGACCTCCAGGCCCAGTTGGCCGTTGCCGACTTGGACATGCTCGGCGGCCACGTGGAGGATGCCTTCGCCCGGCTGGTCTCGTTCATCGGGCGCAGCGCCGGCGAGGAGAAGGAAGCTGCGCGGGGCCGCCTCATCGAGCTCTATTCCGTCACCGGGACCACCGACGAACGCGTCGTCGCCTCCCGGCAGAAGCTGGCCCGCGTCCTGTTCTAG
- a CDS encoding ABC transporter ATP-binding protein, with amino-acid sequence MSSEHVTSPPAPALSIRGLGKRFGDKIAVNGISLDVPSGSFFGLVGPNGAGKTTTLSMATGLLRPDAGTVAIHGVDVWSEPLKAKSSLGVLADGVRLFDRLSGRQLVTYSGLLRGMDRETVATRTEDLLRVLDLQEAADKLVVDYSAGMTKKIALATALIHSPRVLVLDEPFEAVDPVSAANIRDILSDYVGHGGTVIVSSHVMDLVQRMCTHVAVIAGGNLLAAGTVDEVRAGESLEDRFVSLVGGRGTNEGLSWLHTS; translated from the coding sequence ATGAGTAGTGAACACGTCACATCCCCGCCTGCGCCGGCGCTGTCCATCAGGGGCCTGGGCAAGCGCTTCGGCGACAAGATCGCGGTCAACGGGATCAGCCTCGATGTCCCCTCCGGTTCGTTCTTCGGGCTCGTAGGACCCAATGGCGCCGGCAAGACCACCACGCTGTCCATGGCCACGGGGCTGTTGCGCCCCGACGCGGGTACGGTGGCCATCCACGGGGTGGACGTGTGGAGCGAACCGCTGAAGGCCAAGTCCTCCCTGGGCGTGCTCGCAGACGGGGTGCGCCTGTTCGACCGGCTCTCGGGGCGCCAGCTGGTGACCTACTCCGGGCTGCTGCGCGGCATGGACCGCGAGACTGTTGCGACGCGTACCGAGGACCTGCTGCGCGTGCTTGACCTGCAGGAGGCGGCGGACAAGCTCGTCGTGGACTACTCGGCGGGCATGACGAAGAAGATCGCCTTGGCCACCGCGCTGATCCATTCCCCCCGCGTGCTGGTGCTCGATGAGCCGTTCGAGGCGGTCGATCCGGTCTCCGCGGCAAACATCCGCGACATCCTCAGCGACTACGTCGGGCACGGCGGCACGGTCATCGTCTCCTCGCACGTGATGGACCTGGTCCAGCGCATGTGCACCCACGTGGCGGTCATTGCCGGCGGCAACCTGCTTGCCGCAGGGACGGTGGACGAGGTGCGCGCCGGCGAATCACTCGAAGACCGCTTCGTCTCGCTCGTGGGCGGGCGCGGAACGAACGAGGGGCTCTCGTGGTTGCACACCTCCTAG
- a CDS encoding transporter: MVAHLLALKWRLLRNGFKRSPWQLVGFIIGGLYALGVVVLLVAGLFFLGNEGPAFTSMVLTLAVSAMLLGWTLVPVLAFGVDSTLDPSRFVTFTLDRRQLVIGLLLGGFIGIPGLLTLLLFSAQALAWRSSPAAAAAALTCGVLAAVLCLAAARLSTTAATALTSNRRFRDIAGVLLIIPLFLLGPILTGLGNGFEQALGWLPKLAAVLGWTPLGSFAAVPADIAAGAWGIGALRFVLSLGYLAAVVWLWQLLLFRALENPPAVASGGKGAKGLGAFARFPAAPWGAVAARALIYWLKDPRYAASIVIVPLLPVMFWFIGSQTESYGLLMYVGPIIAVLMAFSISADVSYDSTAFALHVTSGVRGMADRAGRVVACALLAVPVVLLATVLPPVLSGRPDLLPGLLGLSLGALCTGFGVSSVASARFTYAVPMPGESPFKTPPGAGARMALVQFATFGIMGLLMLPEIGLMVAFLITGNALFGWLVLATGGVLGAVLMVLGIRLGGRWLDSRMPELMQATMVNR; the protein is encoded by the coding sequence GTGGTTGCACACCTCCTAGCCCTGAAATGGCGCCTGCTGCGTAACGGCTTCAAACGCAGCCCCTGGCAACTGGTCGGATTCATCATCGGCGGTCTGTACGCGCTGGGCGTCGTGGTGCTGCTCGTTGCCGGACTGTTCTTCCTGGGTAACGAGGGGCCGGCCTTCACCTCGATGGTGCTGACACTTGCCGTGTCGGCGATGCTGCTGGGCTGGACGCTGGTCCCGGTGCTGGCCTTCGGCGTTGATTCAACGCTCGATCCTTCGCGCTTCGTGACGTTCACGCTCGACCGCAGGCAGCTGGTCATCGGCCTGCTGCTCGGCGGGTTCATTGGCATACCCGGCCTGCTCACGCTGCTGCTGTTCAGCGCGCAGGCGCTGGCCTGGCGCAGTTCGCCCGCAGCAGCAGCAGCGGCGCTGACCTGCGGCGTGCTCGCGGCAGTGCTGTGCTTGGCAGCGGCCAGGCTGAGCACCACCGCCGCCACGGCGCTGACCTCCAACCGGCGCTTCCGCGATATCGCCGGCGTGCTGCTGATCATCCCGCTGTTCCTGCTGGGCCCGATCCTGACCGGACTCGGCAACGGCTTCGAGCAGGCGCTGGGCTGGCTGCCCAAGCTTGCGGCCGTGCTGGGCTGGACGCCGCTGGGCTCCTTCGCCGCGGTGCCGGCCGACATCGCCGCAGGTGCCTGGGGCATCGGCGCCCTGCGCTTCGTGCTTTCACTGGGCTACCTCGCCGCGGTGGTCTGGCTCTGGCAGCTGCTGCTGTTCAGGGCGCTGGAGAATCCGCCGGCGGTGGCATCCGGCGGCAAGGGCGCCAAGGGCCTGGGTGCCTTCGCCCGCTTCCCGGCCGCACCGTGGGGCGCCGTGGCTGCCCGCGCCCTGATCTACTGGCTCAAGGACCCGCGCTATGCGGCGAGCATCGTGATAGTTCCGCTGCTGCCGGTGATGTTCTGGTTCATCGGCAGCCAGACCGAGAGCTACGGTCTGCTGATGTACGTCGGCCCGATCATCGCCGTGCTGATGGCCTTCAGCATTTCGGCCGACGTTTCCTACGATTCAACGGCCTTCGCGCTGCACGTGACATCCGGGGTGCGCGGGATGGCGGACCGCGCCGGTCGCGTGGTGGCCTGTGCGCTGCTCGCCGTTCCCGTGGTGCTGCTGGCCACCGTGCTGCCCCCGGTGCTCTCCGGTCGGCCCGATCTGCTTCCCGGGCTGCTCGGGCTCTCGCTCGGGGCCCTGTGCACCGGGTTCGGCGTTTCGTCAGTGGCATCGGCGCGCTTCACCTATGCCGTGCCGATGCCGGGGGAGAGCCCGTTCAAGACGCCTCCTGGCGCCGGAGCGCGCATGGCGCTGGTGCAGTTCGCCACCTTCGGCATCATGGGCCTGCTGATGCTTCCGGAAATCGGCTTGATGGTGGCATTCCTGATCACCGGCAACGCGTTGTTCGGTTGGCTGGTGCTGGCCACCGGTGGGGTGCTGGGAGCGGTGCTGATGGTCCTCGGCATCCGCCTGGGTGGGCGCTGGCTCGACTCGCGGATGCCGGAGCTGATGCAGGCCACGATGGTCAACCGCTGA
- a CDS encoding DUF3039 domain-containing protein gives MSLPPDPFHHDPSTPGGGTATIERTELAQELEAGDRERFAHYVRKEKIMESALSGDPVIALCGKVWVPGRDPNKFPVCPDCKSIYEGLTGGGDKSDKK, from the coding sequence ATGAGCCTGCCCCCAGATCCTTTCCACCATGACCCCTCGACGCCCGGTGGCGGTACAGCCACCATCGAGCGCACTGAGCTCGCCCAGGAACTCGAGGCCGGCGACAGGGAGCGCTTTGCCCACTACGTGCGCAAGGAAAAGATCATGGAATCGGCGCTCAGCGGAGACCCGGTCATCGCCCTGTGCGGCAAGGTCTGGGTTCCGGGCCGGGACCCGAACAAATTCCCGGTGTGCCCGGACTGCAAGTCCATCTACGAGGGACTCACCGGCGGCGGCGACAAGTCGGATAAGAAGTAA
- a CDS encoding DEAD/DEAH box helicase → MPVSDTLFSIGEKLPMEDKLPPAYPERAAWGTVTKLRQWQSEALTKYFSDSPQDFLAVATPGAGKTTFALRVAAMLVEAGTINRITIVCPTEHLKRQWADAAARIGLSIDPNFKNSDGRHGAGYIGVAVTYAQVASKPLLHRAKTEAARTLVILDEIHHGGDALSWGEGIREAFEPAARRLALTGTPFRSDTASIPFVDYVEDSAGIRRSKADYTYGYGNALKDHVVRPVLFMAYSGHMRWKTSSGEEMEAQLGEGFTKDITAHAWRTALDPAGDWIPSVLAAADKRLTEVRRTVPDAGALVIATDHEDARAYAAQLKAITGQDITVILSDDAKASEKIEEFSDGDARWMVAVRMVSEGVDVPRLCVGVYATSTATPLFFAQAIGRYVRSRRRGEVASVFLPSVPILMELANQMELERDHALDRPEKHLEDPDFVPEEALMAEANREDKASDELNKQKFEALHSQASFDRVLFDGGEFGTGGAAGSEEELDFLGIPGLLDAEQVGVLLRQHQAKAVTKQKSSRQTAEPEPSVIDHRQLMELRTQLSKNVAAWSARTGTPHGVIHTSLRAACGGPAVAQANADQLTSRLAKLQNWFIGRK, encoded by the coding sequence ATGCCCGTGAGCGATACGCTCTTCAGCATCGGCGAGAAGCTGCCGATGGAAGACAAGCTGCCGCCGGCGTACCCGGAACGGGCCGCCTGGGGCACCGTGACGAAACTGCGCCAATGGCAGTCCGAGGCGCTGACCAAGTACTTCAGCGACTCGCCGCAGGATTTCCTGGCGGTGGCAACCCCGGGTGCCGGCAAGACCACGTTCGCGCTGCGCGTGGCTGCAATGCTGGTCGAGGCCGGAACCATCAACCGGATCACCATTGTCTGTCCCACCGAGCACCTCAAACGCCAGTGGGCAGATGCCGCGGCACGCATCGGGCTCTCGATCGACCCGAACTTCAAGAACTCCGACGGGCGCCACGGAGCCGGCTACATCGGCGTCGCCGTGACGTACGCGCAGGTCGCTTCCAAGCCGCTGCTGCACCGCGCCAAGACCGAAGCGGCCCGCACGCTGGTGATCCTGGATGAGATCCACCATGGCGGAGACGCGCTGAGTTGGGGAGAAGGCATCCGCGAGGCCTTTGAACCGGCAGCCCGCCGGCTCGCGCTCACCGGCACCCCCTTCCGTTCCGATACCGCTTCCATCCCGTTCGTGGACTACGTCGAGGATTCGGCCGGCATCCGCCGCTCCAAGGCCGACTACACCTACGGCTATGGCAACGCGCTGAAGGACCATGTGGTGCGCCCGGTGCTGTTCATGGCGTACTCCGGGCACATGCGCTGGAAGACCAGCTCCGGGGAAGAAATGGAGGCCCAGCTCGGCGAGGGCTTCACCAAGGACATCACCGCCCACGCCTGGCGCACCGCGCTGGACCCGGCCGGCGACTGGATCCCCTCGGTGCTGGCCGCTGCCGACAAGCGGCTGACCGAGGTCCGCCGCACCGTGCCCGATGCCGGCGCGCTGGTGATCGCCACCGACCACGAGGACGCCCGCGCCTATGCGGCGCAGCTGAAGGCCATCACCGGGCAGGACATCACGGTGATCCTCTCCGACGATGCCAAGGCCTCGGAAAAGATCGAGGAGTTCTCCGACGGGGATGCACGCTGGATGGTCGCCGTGCGCATGGTGTCCGAAGGCGTGGACGTGCCCCGGCTGTGCGTCGGCGTCTACGCGACATCGACAGCGACCCCGTTGTTCTTCGCCCAGGCGATCGGACGCTACGTGCGCTCTCGGCGCCGCGGCGAGGTGGCCAGCGTGTTCCTGCCCTCGGTGCCGATCCTCATGGAACTGGCGAACCAGATGGAGCTCGAGCGCGACCATGCACTGGACCGTCCGGAAAAGCACCTCGAGGACCCCGACTTCGTGCCCGAAGAAGCGCTCATGGCCGAGGCGAATCGCGAGGACAAGGCCTCGGATGAGCTGAACAAGCAGAAGTTCGAGGCCCTGCACTCGCAGGCTTCCTTCGACCGGGTGCTTTTCGACGGCGGCGAATTCGGCACCGGCGGTGCGGCGGGTTCCGAGGAGGAGCTGGATTTCCTGGGCATCCCCGGGCTGTTGGACGCCGAGCAGGTCGGCGTGTTGCTGCGCCAGCACCAGGCCAAGGCCGTCACGAAGCAGAAGTCCTCACGCCAGACGGCCGAACCGGAGCCGTCGGTCATCGACCACCGCCAGCTCATGGAGCTGCGCACCCAGCTCTCCAAGAACGTCGCTGCGTGGAGCGCACGCACCGGGACCCCGCACGGTGTCATCCACACCTCCCTGCGCGCGGCCTGCGGCGGCCCGGCCGTGGCCCAGGCCAACGCGGACCAGCTCACCTCGCGGCTGGCGAAGCTGCAGAACTGGTTCATCGGGCGCAAGTAG
- a CDS encoding isochorismatase family protein translates to MDASERALLIIDVQNDFCEHGALAVAGGAAVAAGIATDLAVRSADYGHIATTQDWHIDPGTHFSDTPDFIDSWPVHCVAGTPGADFHPGLSPALGHVGARFRKGRFAAAYSGFEARLAADGEASDSESGMLLGDWLRTAGVTSVDIVGIATDFCVRATALDAVAQGLDTTVILPLSAAVHPQSVAEVVAGLQDARVTVLTLG, encoded by the coding sequence ATGGACGCTAGCGAGCGCGCGCTGCTCATCATCGACGTGCAAAACGACTTCTGCGAGCACGGCGCCCTGGCAGTGGCCGGCGGTGCGGCAGTCGCGGCGGGCATAGCCACGGATCTCGCCGTGCGCTCGGCGGACTACGGGCACATCGCGACCACCCAGGACTGGCACATCGACCCGGGCACGCATTTTTCCGACACCCCCGATTTCATCGACTCCTGGCCGGTGCACTGCGTGGCCGGGACGCCGGGGGCCGATTTCCACCCGGGCCTCTCCCCGGCGCTCGGGCACGTCGGCGCGCGGTTCCGCAAGGGCCGCTTCGCCGCAGCCTACTCGGGCTTCGAGGCCCGGCTGGCCGCCGACGGCGAGGCAAGTGATTCCGAATCAGGCATGCTGCTCGGGGACTGGCTGCGCACAGCAGGTGTCACCTCGGTGGACATCGTGGGCATCGCGACGGACTTCTGCGTACGTGCCACGGCACTGGATGCAGTGGCCCAGGGACTGGATACCACGGTGATCCTGCCGCTGAGCGCCGCTGTGCACCCGCAATCCGTTGCCGAAGTCGTGGCCGGGCTGCAGGACGCCAGGGTCACAGTGCTGACACTGGGCTGA